A stretch of the Oceanicola sp. D3 genome encodes the following:
- a CDS encoding YjbH domain-containing protein gives MIGVKLPEMWVRATTRILGVAALLSALSTAQAKAEQLSFFGTPGLVDMPTAGALGDGNLALTTANYGPIWRNTVAFQITPRITGAFRYSAQGYVFNRNTLFYDRSFDLHFLLREESDVWPAIALGLRDFGGTGIYSGEYIVASKYVTPRLQFTGGLGWGRFAGRGGFANPLGVLDDRFETRPNRDTRTGEFGFDQWFRGDAALFGGIKWHATDRLTFVAEYSSDTYRRESRISIDPQSSPYNFGVSYKFRNGLDFGAYYLYGNEVGFRFSYVIDPANPRAPGGQETAPPALLPRSSVAAQSWNLADPAKRVASSRDTLQARLSEQGLRLVGYRLEGGAAKVQIENQRFDATAQAAGRTARVMANTLAPGIERFEVTFVEGGMAQTTVAVNRTDLEELENHLEGEWHSLARADISDAFGVGKPAGVAGTYPRFSWGISPYTAFSLFDPDEPLRYELGIQLNAAWEPRPGLIFSGQLRKPFTSTIDDATRKSDSVLPHVRSDTVLYAQQSDLQISHLTAEYFFRPREDMFGRLTFGYLEPMFGGVSAELLWYPLNSRLALGAELNYAVQRDFDQLFGFQDYDVVTGHVSAYYDLGRGFHGQLDVGRYLAGDWGATITIDRRFKNGFKVGAFATFTDVSYDDFGEGSFDKGLFVEVPMSWILGQPNRSSIGQTIRPIVRDGGARLSVRNRLYGVVEPYRGREIADSWGKYLR, from the coding sequence ATGATTGGGGTGAAGTTACCGGAGATGTGGGTGCGAGCTACGACTAGAATTTTAGGCGTGGCCGCTTTGCTTTCTGCCCTCTCCACAGCGCAGGCCAAAGCGGAGCAACTCTCGTTCTTTGGTACGCCCGGTCTGGTGGATATGCCAACGGCCGGCGCCCTGGGCGACGGAAACCTTGCCCTGACAACCGCCAACTACGGGCCGATCTGGCGCAATACGGTCGCCTTTCAGATAACTCCTCGTATCACAGGTGCATTTCGATACTCGGCGCAGGGATATGTATTCAATCGAAACACTTTGTTCTACGATCGCAGCTTCGATTTGCATTTCCTCCTGCGCGAGGAGAGTGATGTGTGGCCCGCCATCGCGCTCGGCCTCCGCGACTTTGGCGGAACAGGCATTTACAGTGGCGAGTATATCGTTGCCAGCAAGTATGTAACGCCGAGGCTTCAGTTCACGGGCGGCTTGGGGTGGGGCCGGTTTGCAGGCCGTGGCGGATTCGCGAACCCTTTGGGCGTGCTGGACGATCGCTTTGAGACCCGCCCCAATCGCGACACGCGGACCGGGGAGTTTGGCTTTGACCAGTGGTTTCGGGGGGACGCTGCCCTGTTCGGCGGGATCAAATGGCACGCCACCGACAGGCTGACATTTGTTGCCGAGTACTCCAGCGACACTTACAGGCGCGAGAGCCGCATCTCCATTGATCCGCAGTCGTCGCCCTACAACTTCGGGGTCAGCTACAAGTTCCGCAATGGCCTCGATTTCGGGGCCTACTATCTCTACGGCAACGAAGTTGGTTTCCGCTTCTCCTATGTGATCGACCCCGCCAACCCACGCGCGCCGGGGGGGCAGGAGACCGCGCCGCCAGCGCTTTTGCCTCGCTCCAGCGTGGCTGCGCAGAGCTGGAACCTTGCAGATCCGGCCAAGCGGGTCGCCTCGTCGCGTGACACGTTGCAGGCCCGCCTGTCGGAGCAGGGCCTGCGGCTTGTGGGCTATCGGCTGGAGGGTGGCGCGGCGAAGGTGCAGATTGAGAACCAACGCTTTGATGCCACTGCGCAGGCCGCCGGGCGCACGGCCCGGGTCATGGCCAACACGCTTGCCCCCGGCATCGAACGCTTTGAGGTGACCTTTGTGGAAGGCGGCATGGCGCAAACCACTGTTGCCGTGAACAGAACCGATCTGGAAGAGCTGGAGAACCACCTTGAGGGCGAATGGCACAGTCTTGCGCGGGCTGATATTTCCGATGCATTCGGCGTCGGAAAGCCGGCAGGGGTGGCGGGAACCTATCCGCGCTTTTCTTGGGGAATTTCGCCTTACACGGCGTTTTCGCTTTTCGATCCTGACGAGCCGCTGCGTTATGAGCTCGGGATCCAGCTCAACGCCGCGTGGGAGCCGCGCCCGGGGCTGATCTTCTCTGGTCAGCTGCGCAAGCCGTTCACCAGCACCATCGACGATGCAACCCGCAAGTCCGACAGTGTGCTGCCGCATGTGCGCTCTGACACGGTGCTTTATGCACAGCAGTCTGACCTTCAGATTTCTCATCTGACCGCGGAGTATTTCTTTCGCCCGCGCGAAGACATGTTCGGGCGGCTGACCTTTGGCTACCTTGAGCCGATGTTTGGCGGCGTCTCTGCCGAGTTGCTCTGGTATCCGCTCAACAGCCGCCTCGCCCTTGGGGCCGAGCTGAACTACGCGGTGCAACGCGACTTTGATCAGCTGTTCGGCTTTCAGGATTATGACGTCGTGACAGGCCACGTTTCGGCCTATTACGATTTGGGGCGCGGCTTTCACGGTCAGCTCGATGTTGGGCGCTACCTTGCAGGTGATTGGGGCGCAACGATAACGATTGATCGCCGTTTCAAGAATGGCTTCAAGGTCGGTGCCTTCGCCACCTTTACTGACGTTTCCTACGATGATTTCGGTGAAGGGTCGTTTGACAAAGGCCTATTCGTCGAGGTGCCGATGTCGTGGATCCTCGGCCAGCCCAATCGCAGCAGCATCGGCCAGACCATTCGCCCGATCGTGCGGGATGGCGGCGCGCGGCTTTCGGTCCGCAACCGTCTTTACGGCGTTGTTGAACCCTACCGCGGGCGTGAGATTGCCGACAGTTGGGGGAAGTACCTGCGATGA
- a CDS encoding YjbF family lipoprotein — MKPSLALLSTLVLAACGGLGVGSDSPPSPNQLRTASTARFAQLLEAGTPAIQVAVEKDESSTIVLREVSRNGVESYVSTDGVSLKLRRGFLVGTAGFGGDMTGSNVDDSMAAVFGRRAGVTERFHTFLNGENEAVTRGYVCVVSSRGARQIQVGTRDSQLRSVDTTLFEEACKSLDQDYTNLYWLAAGSGRMVQSRQWAGDFTGPLVMRVVME, encoded by the coding sequence ATGAAGCCTTCGCTTGCCCTGCTTTCAACGCTTGTTCTGGCCGCCTGTGGCGGGCTCGGCGTTGGGAGTGACAGCCCTCCCTCGCCCAACCAGCTTCGCACCGCGTCGACGGCTCGTTTTGCCCAATTGCTCGAGGCGGGCACCCCGGCGATTCAGGTGGCCGTTGAGAAAGACGAGAGCTCAACGATTGTGCTCCGCGAAGTCAGCCGTAACGGGGTGGAAAGCTATGTCAGTACGGATGGGGTTTCGCTAAAGCTGCGGCGTGGGTTTCTCGTTGGAACGGCGGGCTTTGGCGGTGATATGACCGGCTCCAATGTGGACGATAGCATGGCCGCCGTTTTCGGCAGGCGCGCTGGCGTGACGGAGCGGTTTCATACCTTTTTGAATGGCGAGAATGAGGCTGTGACGCGTGGTTATGTCTGCGTTGTATCCAGCCGAGGGGCGCGCCAGATTCAGGTTGGCACGCGTGACAGCCAGCTGCGCAGTGTGGACACCACCCTGTTCGAAGAAGCCTGTAAAAGCCTGGATCAGGATTATACCAACCTCTACTGGCTTGCCGCCGGGTCTGGCCGAATGGTGCAATCGCGCCAATGGGCGGGCGATTTCACCGGTCCGCTGGTGATGCGCGTGGTGATGGAGTAA
- a CDS encoding polysaccharide biosynthesis/export family protein, which yields MQKLALICLVASLAACGAAYQSPKVRSGASDGTRVRVVPVNAETTLLANRGAYRPKTLPAIFSANAGTGGGLRGGGAVPDAVVEPTTRPGSLQTRLPPPAQPGPYTIGVGDVLLLATPQVGGTVEELSGLLAAQNSRQGYTVQDDGSINVPNVGRVRIAGMTVEEAEAAMFQRLVETQIDPTFSLEIAEFNSQKVSVGGAVANPAVAPVTLTPLYLDQVLAAAGGVTAKDDDYASIRIYRDGTLYQIPLREFYARSGLKRIRLIDGDSVFVDTEFELDRAQAYFEQQITLAGFRSQQRRDALSELSTEISIRRDALNEARQNYLTRTELGAVDRDYVYITGEVAKQARFPLPFEQQASLADALFEGGGGIPTDTGNVKEIYVLRASADPREFGAVTAWHLDARNAANFTLAAKFQLRPDDVIFVAEQPVTRWNRVVRQITPSLITTGAQAVAN from the coding sequence ATGCAAAAACTGGCACTGATCTGCCTTGTGGCCAGCCTTGCCGCATGTGGTGCAGCCTACCAAAGCCCGAAGGTGCGGAGCGGCGCGAGCGATGGCACGCGCGTGCGGGTTGTGCCGGTCAACGCGGAGACGACGCTTCTCGCCAATCGCGGGGCCTACCGGCCCAAAACCCTGCCCGCCATCTTCTCGGCCAACGCCGGAACGGGCGGTGGGCTGCGTGGCGGTGGAGCCGTGCCGGATGCGGTGGTGGAGCCCACAACGCGGCCCGGAAGCCTGCAAACCCGCCTGCCGCCACCGGCACAGCCCGGCCCCTACACCATCGGCGTGGGCGATGTGTTGCTTCTGGCAACACCACAAGTGGGCGGAACGGTTGAAGAGCTCTCTGGCCTTCTGGCGGCGCAGAACTCTCGCCAAGGCTATACGGTGCAGGATGACGGCTCGATCAACGTGCCCAACGTCGGCCGCGTGCGGATTGCCGGTATGACGGTGGAAGAGGCCGAGGCGGCTATGTTCCAACGGTTGGTTGAAACCCAGATCGACCCGACATTCTCGCTTGAGATCGCCGAATTCAATTCTCAGAAGGTGTCGGTTGGCGGTGCGGTGGCAAACCCGGCTGTCGCTCCGGTAACGCTGACACCGCTCTACCTTGATCAGGTGCTTGCTGCCGCTGGCGGTGTGACGGCCAAGGACGATGACTACGCGTCGATCCGTATTTACCGCGACGGCACGCTGTACCAGATTCCGCTGCGTGAATTTTACGCCCGCTCCGGCCTGAAGCGCATCCGTCTGATCGACGGAGATTCGGTGTTTGTCGATACCGAGTTCGAGCTCGACAGGGCGCAGGCTTACTTTGAACAGCAGATCACCCTTGCCGGCTTCCGCAGCCAGCAGCGCCGTGACGCACTGAGCGAGCTTTCCACCGAAATCTCGATCCGCCGGGATGCGCTAAACGAAGCGCGGCAGAACTATCTGACCCGCACCGAGTTGGGCGCGGTTGACCGAGACTACGTGTACATCACCGGCGAAGTCGCCAAACAGGCGCGGTTCCCGCTGCCGTTTGAGCAGCAGGCCAGCTTGGCTGATGCCCTCTTTGAAGGCGGCGGGGGCATCCCAACCGACACCGGAAATGTGAAAGAAATCTACGTGCTGCGGGCATCGGCGGACCCGCGCGAGTTTGGTGCGGTGACAGCTTGGCATCTCGACGCGCGCAATGCGGCCAACTTCACGCTTGCCGCCAAGTTCCAGTTGCGCCCTGATGACGTGATCTTCGTTGCCGAGCAGCCGGTTACGCGCTGGAACCGTGTTGTGCGCCAGATCACGCCGTCTCTTATCACAACGGGTGCGCAGGCCGTGGCCAACTGA
- the rlmB gene encoding 23S rRNA (guanosine(2251)-2'-O)-methyltransferase RlmB: MQGRDIRRGVDVAKKPTWVVDKERAKRASAAETLWLFGLHAVRDALANPAREKLRLVLTRNAADRLGEACWQDAGLEPELADPRRFPVPLDPGSVHQGAALEVKPLDWGSVESRCIAGPGRPLVVLLDRVTDPHNVGAILRSAEVFGARAVVATARHSAPETGALAKTASGALERQPYLRVRNLADTMEELRAAGFTILGLAGEADSELEPALGTLPEGQAVALVLGAEGPGLRERTRDTCDQLVKIPFAGEFGSLNVSNAAAVSLYAAARKFS, translated from the coding sequence ATGCAGGGGCGCGACATCAGGAGAGGTGTGGACGTGGCAAAAAAACCGACGTGGGTGGTCGATAAAGAGCGCGCAAAGCGAGCAAGCGCGGCGGAGACCTTGTGGCTCTTCGGGCTGCATGCCGTGCGCGATGCACTCGCGAATCCGGCACGCGAAAAGCTGCGGCTGGTGCTGACGCGCAATGCCGCCGACCGGCTGGGAGAGGCCTGCTGGCAGGATGCGGGACTGGAGCCCGAACTCGCCGATCCGCGCCGGTTTCCGGTGCCGCTCGATCCGGGATCGGTGCATCAGGGCGCCGCGCTTGAGGTGAAGCCTCTGGATTGGGGCAGCGTGGAGAGCCGGTGCATTGCCGGGCCGGGCCGCCCGCTTGTGGTGCTGCTTGATAGGGTGACTGACCCGCATAATGTTGGTGCCATCCTCAGATCCGCCGAGGTGTTCGGGGCGCGTGCGGTGGTGGCAACGGCGCGCCATTCGGCCCCCGAAACCGGGGCCCTCGCCAAGACGGCCTCCGGCGCGCTTGAGCGGCAGCCCTACCTGCGGGTGCGCAACCTTGCCGACACGATGGAAGAACTGCGTGCTGCTGGATTCACCATTCTTGGGCTTGCGGGCGAGGCCGACAGTGAGCTGGAGCCTGCCCTTGGGACGCTGCCAGAAGGGCAGGCCGTTGCGCTGGTTTTGGGGGCTGAGGGGCCGGGCCTGCGCGAGCGCACGCGCGATACTTGCGACCAGCTTGTGAAGATTCCCTTTGCTGGTGAGTTCGGCTCGCTCAATGTTTCCAACGCTGCAGCGGTGTCTCTCTATGCCGCAGCGCGAAAGTTTTCATGA
- a CDS encoding YHS domain-containing (seleno)protein, with amino-acid sequence MLTRRLLLASALACLAMPALAEEPPIFATSSLAIQGYDPVAYFKEGKPVEGTAAHQLMWMGATWRFANAANRDAFEREPQRYAPQYGGYCAYAASQGYVAPTDPSAFTVHEGKLYLNYSKSVRGIWERDIPGHISAADANWPKPLKK; translated from the coding sequence ATGCTCACCCGCCGCCTGTTGCTCGCCTCGGCTCTTGCCTGCCTCGCCATGCCTGCGCTTGCTGAAGAGCCGCCGATTTTTGCCACCTCATCGCTTGCGATTCAGGGATACGACCCGGTTGCCTACTTCAAAGAGGGCAAGCCCGTGGAGGGAACGGCGGCGCATCAGCTCATGTGGATGGGCGCAACCTGGCGCTTTGCGAACGCGGCGAATCGGGATGCTTTCGAGCGGGAGCCGCAGCGGTATGCGCCGCAATATGGAGGCTATTGCGCCTATGCAGCCTCGCAAGGCTATGTTGCCCCAACAGACCCATCGGCCTTTACGGTTCATGAAGGCAAGCTCTACCTGAACTACTCCAAATCCGTGCGTGGCATATGGGAGCGGGATATCCCGGGCCATATCTCGGCGGCAGATGCCAACTGGCCCAAACCGTTGAAAAAATAG
- a CDS encoding CoA-binding protein, with protein MSYADSLLRRILTETKVIACVGVSMNEVRPSYYVARYLSLKGYRVIPVNPGHAGKVLFGETIMPDLSSIDAPVDMVDIFRRSEHVPPIVEEALAAFPDLKTVWMQIGVENAEAAAMAEARGVTVIQNLCPKMEYQRLFGELRMGGFNTGVISSKL; from the coding sequence ATGAGCTACGCTGACAGTCTGCTTCGCCGCATCCTCACCGAAACCAAGGTGATCGCCTGCGTTGGCGTGTCCATGAACGAGGTGCGCCCCAGCTACTACGTGGCCCGCTATCTTTCGCTCAAGGGATACCGGGTGATTCCGGTCAACCCGGGCCACGCGGGCAAGGTGCTGTTCGGCGAAACCATCATGCCAGACCTCAGCTCGATTGATGCGCCTGTCGATATGGTTGATATTTTTCGCCGCTCCGAGCATGTGCCGCCCATCGTGGAAGAGGCTTTGGCCGCCTTCCCTGATCTGAAAACCGTCTGGATGCAGATTGGCGTTGAAAATGCCGAAGCTGCCGCGATGGCCGAGGCCCGGGGTGTGACAGTGATTCAGAACCTCTGCCCGAAGATGGAGTATCAGCGGCTCTTTGGCGAGTTGCGCATGGGCGGGTTCAACACCGGGGTGATTTCTTCGAAACTCTAG
- a CDS encoding NADH:ubiquinone oxidoreductase subunit NDUFA12 yields MGILNTLLRAVTWWNGSTLGTQLFTWRKGTRVGEDDAGNVFYRNADDSKRWVIFNGEVEASRISPDWHGWLHKTFKEPPTDRPLPHKAWEKPHLENMTGTPLAYAPSGSIRRAQPAKRQDYEAWSPE; encoded by the coding sequence ATGGGTATACTGAACACTCTTCTGCGTGCCGTCACATGGTGGAACGGCTCCACGCTTGGCACTCAGCTGTTTACGTGGCGCAAGGGCACCCGCGTGGGCGAGGATGACGCCGGTAACGTGTTTTATCGCAATGCCGACGACAGCAAGCGCTGGGTGATCTTCAATGGTGAAGTGGAGGCGTCGCGGATCAGCCCCGATTGGCATGGCTGGCTGCACAAGACCTTCAAGGAACCGCCGACAGACCGCCCGCTGCCCCACAAAGCGTGGGAGAAGCCGCACCTCGAGAACATGACCGGCACGCCGCTGGCCTATGCGCCTTCGGGCTCCATCCGCCGCGCCCAGCCGGCCAAGCGGCAAGATTATGAGGCCTGGAGCCCCGAGTAA
- the mlaD gene encoding outer membrane lipid asymmetry maintenance protein MlaD, with the protein MSENTTEAIVGACVLAAAAGFLWYAAGLTDAGGPSGASYPLQASFRSAEGISVGTDVRLAGVKIGSVRGLELNAQSFRAEATFAISDGIELPEDSSAAISSEGLLGGNFIEIIPGGSPFNLEAGGEILDTQGAISLIGLLTKFVSGSDE; encoded by the coding sequence ATGTCGGAAAACACCACCGAAGCGATTGTGGGGGCCTGCGTTTTGGCCGCGGCTGCAGGGTTCCTGTGGTATGCCGCAGGGCTGACGGATGCGGGCGGCCCCTCGGGGGCCAGCTATCCTTTGCAGGCCAGCTTCCGCTCTGCCGAGGGCATTTCGGTAGGCACCGATGTGCGACTCGCGGGGGTGAAGATCGGCTCGGTGCGCGGACTTGAGCTGAACGCCCAGAGCTTTCGGGCCGAGGCGACCTTCGCAATTTCCGATGGCATCGAACTGCCTGAAGACAGCTCTGCTGCGATTTCGTCGGAAGGGCTGCTTGGCGGGAATTTCATCGAGATCATCCCCGGCGGTTCGCCCTTCAACCTCGAAGCGGGCGGCGAAATCCTCGACACCCAAGGCGCAATCAGCCTGATCGGCTTGCTGACCAAGTTCGTTTCAGGATCTGACGAATGA
- a CDS encoding DUF2155 domain-containing protein, with product MALKALGATVLFATSASGQAVLEGQGAVLRGLDKLSSVTSDLEVGKGGTVRYGPLQVTLSDCRYPEGTPARATAYLVIEDDSAEAPIFAGWMLASAPALNAMDHQRYDIWVLRCTTE from the coding sequence ATGGCCCTGAAAGCCCTTGGCGCCACGGTGCTTTTTGCCACGTCGGCCTCTGGGCAGGCGGTGCTGGAGGGGCAGGGCGCCGTTTTGCGCGGGTTGGATAAGCTCTCCAGCGTCACCTCCGATCTGGAAGTGGGCAAGGGTGGCACGGTGCGCTATGGGCCGCTTCAGGTGACGCTGTCGGATTGTCGCTACCCCGAAGGAACACCGGCGCGGGCCACGGCCTACCTCGTGATCGAAGATGACAGCGCCGAAGCGCCGATATTTGCCGGCTGGATGCTTGCCTCGGCGCCCGCGCTCAATGCGATGGATCACCAGCGCTATGATATCTGGGTGTTGCGCTGCACCACCGAGTGA
- the aat gene encoding leucyl/phenylalanyl-tRNA--protein transferase has protein sequence MRAYRMGLFPMADDADADEIYWVEPRLRGIFPLENFHISRSLARLIRREAFTITTNADFGGVMDACADRETTWINAEIHRLYRTLHAEGHAHSLEVWDGEALVGGVYGVALGGCFCGESMFSRRRDASKVALAYLVDHLRRCGFTLFDTQFITPHLASLGAIEISREDYRKRLAKARKLDCDFRSLTEVPSGHSVVQRNTQIS, from the coding sequence ATGCGGGCCTATCGAATGGGCCTGTTTCCCATGGCCGACGATGCCGATGCAGATGAGATCTACTGGGTCGAACCGCGCCTGAGGGGCATCTTCCCCTTGGAGAATTTCCACATTTCACGCTCCCTCGCGCGGCTGATCCGGCGCGAGGCTTTCACTATTACAACAAACGCCGATTTTGGCGGCGTCATGGATGCCTGCGCCGACCGGGAGACCACCTGGATCAACGCAGAGATCCACCGGCTCTACCGCACGCTCCATGCCGAGGGCCATGCGCACTCGCTGGAGGTGTGGGACGGTGAGGCCTTGGTGGGCGGGGTCTATGGGGTGGCGCTGGGGGGCTGCTTTTGCGGAGAGAGCATGTTCTCGCGTCGCCGGGACGCCTCCAAAGTGGCGCTGGCCTACCTTGTCGATCACCTGCGCCGTTGCGGGTTTACCCTCTTTGACACGCAGTTCATCACACCCCACCTCGCCAGCCTCGGCGCGATCGAGATATCACGCGAAGACTATCGCAAACGCTTGGCCAAGGCGCGAAAACTCGACTGCGATTTCAGGAGCTTGACCGAGGTTCCGAGCGGTCACTCGGTGGTGCAGCGCAACACCCAGATATCATAG
- the accC gene encoding acetyl-CoA carboxylase biotin carboxylase subunit — MFDKILIANRGEIALRVVRACREMGIPSVAVHSTADSDAMHVRMADEAICIGPPSSAQSYLSFPAIISACEISGANAIHPGYGFLSENANFVQIVEDHGLTFIGPTAEHIRVMGDKITAKDTMKKLGVPCVPGSDGGVPDYETAQKVAEEIGYPVIIKATAGGGGRGMKLAKSAKELENAFRTARSEGKSAFGNDEVYIEKYLGKPRHIEVQVFGDGKGGAVHLGERDCSLQRRHQKVFEEAPGPAITPELRAKIGKTCADAVASINYAGAGTIEFLYEDGEFFFIEMNTRLQVEHPVTELVFGQDLVREQIRVAAGLPLSFSQEDLKLNGHAIEVRINAEKLPNFSPCPGRITQFHSPGGLGVRMDSALYDGYSIPPYYDSLIGKLIVHGRDRPEALARLNRALGELIVDGVDTTVPLFRALLEEADVQSGDYDIHWLEGWLETNLQG; from the coding sequence ATGTTCGATAAGATCCTCATCGCAAACCGCGGCGAAATCGCCCTGCGTGTGGTGCGTGCCTGCCGCGAAATGGGCATCCCCTCGGTTGCCGTGCACTCCACCGCCGACAGCGACGCCATGCATGTGCGCATGGCCGATGAGGCAATCTGCATCGGCCCGCCCTCCTCGGCCCAAAGCTATCTGAGCTTTCCGGCGATCATCTCGGCCTGTGAAATTTCCGGCGCCAACGCGATCCACCCCGGCTATGGCTTCCTGTCGGAAAACGCCAACTTCGTGCAGATCGTCGAAGACCACGGCCTCACCTTCATCGGCCCCACCGCCGAGCATATCCGGGTGATGGGTGACAAGATCACCGCCAAGGACACGATGAAAAAGCTCGGCGTGCCCTGCGTGCCCGGCTCCGATGGCGGCGTGCCCGATTACGAGACGGCGCAGAAGGTGGCCGAAGAGATCGGCTATCCGGTCATCATCAAGGCCACCGCAGGCGGCGGCGGGCGCGGCATGAAGCTGGCGAAGTCCGCCAAAGAGCTTGAGAACGCCTTCCGCACCGCACGTTCCGAAGGCAAGAGCGCCTTTGGCAATGACGAGGTCTATATCGAGAAATATCTCGGCAAGCCCCGGCATATCGAGGTGCAGGTCTTTGGCGATGGCAAGGGCGGCGCTGTGCATCTCGGCGAGCGCGATTGCTCTTTGCAGCGGCGGCACCAGAAGGTGTTTGAAGAGGCCCCCGGCCCCGCCATCACCCCGGAACTGCGGGCGAAAATCGGCAAGACCTGCGCAGATGCAGTAGCGTCGATCAACTATGCCGGCGCCGGGACGATTGAGTTTCTTTATGAGGACGGCGAGTTTTTCTTCATCGAGATGAACACCCGTCTTCAGGTTGAGCATCCGGTGACAGAGCTGGTGTTCGGCCAGGATCTCGTGCGCGAGCAGATCCGCGTCGCCGCCGGGCTTCCGCTGTCGTTCAGCCAGGAAGACCTCAAGCTCAACGGCCATGCCATCGAGGTGCGGATCAACGCGGAGAAGTTGCCCAACTTCTCCCCCTGCCCCGGTCGGATCACTCAGTTTCACTCCCCCGGCGGGCTGGGCGTGCGGATGGATTCGGCGCTTTATGACGGCTATTCGATCCCGCCGTATTACGACAGCCTGATCGGCAAGCTGATCGTCCATGGCCGGGATCGCCCCGAGGCGCTGGCGCGGCTCAACCGGGCACTGGGTGAGCTGATCGTTGACGGGGTGGATACCACCGTTCCGCTGTTCCGCGCCCTGCTGGAAGAGGCAGACGTGCAGAGCGGTGATTATGATATCCACTGGCTCGAAGGCTGGCTCGAAACCAACCTGCAAGGCTGA
- the accB gene encoding acetyl-CoA carboxylase biotin carboxyl carrier protein has translation MSKTHDADVAFIQALAELLRSNDLTELQVKRDYGQDDSLNVRVSRKMEQQVVQVAPSAAPAVAAPAPAAAPAPAAAAAGEAEDPAQAPGAVTSPMVGTAYLQAEPGSPAFVKVGDKVEEGQTLLIVEAMKTMNQIPSPRGGTVKRILVEDGAPVEFGAPLMIVE, from the coding sequence ATGAGTAAGACCCACGATGCAGACGTCGCCTTTATTCAGGCGCTGGCAGAATTGTTGCGATCCAATGATCTGACCGAGCTTCAGGTAAAGCGGGATTACGGGCAGGACGACAGCCTGAATGTGCGGGTAAGCCGCAAGATGGAGCAACAGGTGGTGCAAGTCGCCCCCTCCGCCGCTCCCGCTGTTGCCGCACCCGCGCCCGCTGCGGCCCCGGCGCCCGCCGCTGCTGCGGCAGGTGAGGCCGAAGATCCGGCACAGGCCCCCGGCGCGGTGACCTCGCCGATGGTGGGCACCGCCTACCTTCAGGCCGAGCCCGGCTCGCCCGCCTTCGTCAAGGTTGGCGACAAGGTTGAAGAAGGCCAGACGCTCCTCATCGTCGAGGCGATGAAGACAATGAACCAGATCCCAAGCCCCCGTGGTGGTACGGTCAAGCGCATCCTCGTCGAAGACGGTGCGCCGGTTGAGTTTGGTGCCCCCCTGATGATCGTCGAGTAA